The genomic interval ttcatatatatatatatatatatatatatatatatatatgtagatttatgtacACAGAGAAATTTATTGAGATAAAACATGTTTTTTAGAAGGAAAATATGTGTTTTaaaatatataggtgtgagtacagttttatatgatttttccattaaagttaattaattaaatgatgtATTTCTACTACACTAAAACTTATGTTAtcatacactgataataatttattccgtcttactgagaagtctCTCACCCCAATGattttaacatttcaagaaattcaaGGAGCCGAGCTTAGGGAGCTCTGGGGCGGGACTAGTTAGTTTTTGGTTTGAAGTTAGTGCTGGTGAGACACTAATgtgtatatgttttatgtttttttgtaTACCTTGGGCTGTATTATGGTTTTTGGGGAGATACTTATGTAAATATGaaggtttagaactctggtatagtttTTGAGGTTTGGTGTATTTCCACTGCATGTTTCATTCTGCATTTACGGACAGGTATACTCAGTACCCCACTTCGAGTTCAGGTTGTTacagttatggtatcagagatatacgTAGGCagaataacactccggaccccacTGGATTCGGGGCGTTACACGATCGATGTACGATGGGGTTCGAATTTTGAAGAAATAAATAgtgaaaattatttaaatttaatattagtTGTGGGTGCACATCAATGCGTGCTTTACAATCTCACAACATATTATTTTTTAGAAGTTGGAAAATTATAGAAATATTTAGAAATATAGAACTAAAATTATTTATGTATTCTTGATTTGTAAATGTTGtaactaaatgataatttggaAAGTTGATGGCATTttagaaataataagaaataaagtgttaattaaaaagtaaaatttattttctcttctcttaATTAATAATAGTGTCCAAATTGAACTTAAATTACGAAAACTTTTGCTTAGACAATTACAAATCTATTAACCTGTTCAAAAACTTGGACTAAAGTCCTAcctcaaataaattttttctcCTAAATCATCCTATTAGTGAAACTCTTAGGCATAGTCAAGTCATTTATTAAAATTTGTAAGGTAGTAAATATCATAAATTCTTGTATGAAGTTTTTGAAGGTTTTATTTATTATAGCATTacgattttttttaataatcattTGAAATTGACTTCTTGTGTAACTTAACTCGATCTTTATATAAGTTCAAGTTTGAATCTTATAATACTACCATATAATTGAACTTAATCaagattatattattttattattatataactTATTAGTAATATACTTTGAAATacttaatatttaatatttttataattattttgttaCCAACTCAAACTTAATTGAGTCGATTTCAGAGTTTTAAGAACACgtaattaaaaatttaacacaAGATAATTACAAAATCAATCAAATTTGATTCAAGTTTATGATTAAAATTTTCAAGACAAGTCCAATTAAGTTCCGTATCCCATAGCTTGATTCGACTTTAATACACTCCTATTAATGCAATACACCTACGATGATTCCTTGTTAACATTTGCCATTGTTGTGTCTAATGAGTTCAAGTCGACACACCAAGGTGCTAAATTTCAACTCAAATAAGAAACTTAGAACTTGAAAATTGATTCAAACTTGATCTATCTCAACAACTCAACTACAAACTCTTAAAACTTAAGTTCAATCCGATTAAGTTCAATTTGATGATAAAATAATGCTAAATATAcatcaaaaaaatataaattatataagatatattatatattatatcaattatataacatataaaattataaaattatttaacaAGACTTGCAATTAGTATCACAAAAATCGAACTCAATTCATCAAACTACTCGAATGACTtgatttcaaataaaataagGTCAAATGAGTCAAACATCAAAGATGACAATGTAGAAGGTAGGGCAACAACTATATATGTATTCTTCAAttctaggtagatacactcacggaaccagcggtacctatggatggtgagagtttactctataagccagtggggaccgtggatggtgagagttctctgtgagccagcgaaggccgtggatggtaatggagatttGTCCTGAGAATCGGGTTGATCGAACATCCAACTGATGTACAAAAAtcgtgtccgcattccggactttatCCTGATCAGCGAGACTTGTGGACGAAGGACGTTAATCTGTAGGATTGGTGCCGCACCAAGGGGTCCATAGGACTTATTGATGACTGAAGTtcctatataataaaaaaaaaagaatttacaTTATAATCAAAACTCATAAATATATGGTGATCAGGCAGACCCTTTCACATATGTGATGTAACTGTCATATACTAGTTTGCTTTTAACCCTGGCCATGCTCTTAGTTGCATATGGTGTCACTCTCCACAATGCTGTCATCGTTAGAAAGGTTGACTGATTGGGTAAAAAAAGGTTAGAACAGCTAAAAACACTCTCCTCAATGATGAATGCCACACCAACCTTAAAAAGGTTGACTGGGTGAGTGAACTCTACTAGCAATTTCCCCCCAATTGCACAGAACAATACTGTGTGGGAGAATGGTTAGAACAGCTAAAAACAATTTTGCAATATACAGAGCCTGTGACAGCAGCAGAagtacaaaaatatttctcatGTGCCAGACAaataatctaaaaaataaaatgacgggaaaaataaTTTAAGACAAACAGAAgaaaccccaaaaaaaaatttagaaaaagtgACACCACAGAATCCAAAGGTAAGAACTGAATTAAGTTAATGATTTCTGAAAATCAAGCTTATTGAGTCAATCTCACAAAAAGGAAATACATGTGAATCCAAAGCAGACTGCACATTATTAGTCTTGTATAAACATAAAACCTATTGAGCTCACAAAGCTCCGAGCTAAACCTACAAAACTAAGCTCAGCACGCACAACTTAAACTGCATGGATCGGGCTGCCGCTCGAGTTCATTGTTGAACCGCCTGAGGCAGAATTGGCGTGGAAGGCTGATTGCCTAGTTGAGCCTTCAAGCAGTTTAAGTGAAAGGGAAGAAGGGCCTGCATCAGTCAGGGAATCCCCCAAGCTTAGCTTTGACATGCCAACCAGCTCATCCACATTGATTGGGCTTTTGGAGTGTATTGCTGTCGGCTTAAGCACCTCATGCGTCTCCGTTTTAGCTGGCTCAGAACTGTATCCTGACCAAAATGGAAAAGGGAGAGGGAAAAATGGCGAGACATAGGCAGGAAATACAACTGGGTAACAGCCCTGGGCATCATCTGGCTTTGGGAGAACAGGCTCTCCTTCATTCGAATTTGACGACTCCattgattcacattcttcatccaGAGCAGGAGCAGCTGGAGGCAATGGGTTATTACTTTGCGTCTCAGCTTGTGGAGGGTTGACGGAAAAGAAATCCTGCGATACCATAGGAGTGTCGACTGGCTGCAGAAATGTGATAAACAACGATATTTAGAAAGAGATTAAAATGATGAAAAACGTGAACACCTGAAAATTGGTGCACTGATAGCATGATCAAGCTATATAGATCTTGATTTTACAGTAGGAGAAAATTTTCTCTATCAGGAATATAAAACATCATTTTCATTCATGTAACAAGGCATTTGGAACCAACAAGTGCCAACTGC from Malania oleifera isolate guangnan ecotype guangnan chromosome 9, ASM2987363v1, whole genome shotgun sequence carries:
- the LOC131164093 gene encoding transcription factor KUA1 — encoded protein: MTRRCSHCSHNGHNSRTCPNRGVKLFGVRLTDGSIRKSASMGNLTHYTGSNSGALQNGASGNTPGSPGETPEHGAAADGYASEDFVPGSTSSCRERKKGTPWTEEEHRMFLIGLQKLGKGDWRGISRNYVISRTPTQVASHAQKYFIRQSNVSRRKRRSSLFDIVADEPVDTPMVSQDFFSVNPPQAETQSNNPLPPAAPALDEECESMESSNSNEGEPVLPKPDDAQGCYPVVFPAYVSPFFPLPFPFWSGYSSEPAKTETHEVLKPTAIHSKSPINVDELVGMSKLSLGDSLTDAGPSSLSLKLLEGSTRQSAFHANSASGGSTMNSSGSPIHAV